In Vespula pensylvanica isolate Volc-1 chromosome 2, ASM1446617v1, whole genome shotgun sequence, the genomic window atatataaacgagtAGATTCGAATGCATTTGTTTTTCGATAATTCGTATTTGAAGAGAATTGCGCGAATTTCGAACAGAATTGGAAGCGAAGGAAATTAATCGCTGTCCTCTATTTCGTTTAGGAAATTAACCTTAACCTTAATAAGCAATCTAATTCTCGCGAATTCGAAATATAATTGGAtcgtatagagagaaagagagagatagacagagagagagagagagagagagagagagagagagagagagagagagagatgcacatacacatagataaCATATATAACTCATTCGGAGATATATGGATATGACTATTTCTGTTTCGTTGCTGGAAATAGGTTCGAGAATGAGAGTGACGCGATGTTCATCGACTTACATCTATTACCTTCATCTATTTCCTTGACTTTAGATTTATATGAATCGGTACATAGATATTTACATACCCAGATACGTTTTCGGCCGATGTCAATTAACGTTTGATTAAGGAAATAAATCGTCACTGCATCTcgcgattttctttcgtacaattaaaaatattaattttgtgaTCGGCAAATGATAGGAAGATCAGTATTATCTATCTGTTGTATGACGtattaagaaaatagagaTTAAGCTTTAGCTACTCgctatatataattctaaattattttatcttaccATTAGCGGatcattttttgaaaattatggATAAAGAATGTAAAGCGAAGGGAAGAGAATAAATAGATTAAGGGGTAAATCTGAAAACATCGTTACTTGTTTGTATTACGAGGTGGAGCCTCGGAGAAACGTCGAGCATGCGGAATTTGTTTAGAGTGTTTGAACGCATGCGTAGGATTTCATCGGCGGTAGAGCATTTGGCCTTCCAGGACTGTGAACATCCAGTCGGTGATCGTCGTTGTTTCGATCGGTGTGGCTAACGAAAAGGTCGCCGTCTTCGGCCTTTTTTTCCCTGCTCTGTTCTTGCACcctctcgtcgtcgtcaccgtcatcgtcatcgtcatcgtgtGATCTTCGTTTTTGTGTAGGTAACCATTATCACCGAGTGGAAGGAAAATTTGTTCGGTCTGGAGTTAAAGCTCGAGAAAGCTCGAGAAGTGGAAAAAAAGGTGGAAGAGGaagtggtggaggaggaggaggaagaggaggaagaagagaaggaggaagaggaagtggAAGAATAGAGGAAGATCATGCTCGAACGTGATAAACGTGCGTGTTTTTAACGTAACGACGTTAAGGGCTATTTTGCCTTTGAACGAGTCGTAAGCACGAGCTTGCGAGCACGAAGCTTGCGAGCACGAGCTTGCGTACGTCGAGGAAGAGACGAAGATCGTTCTCGTTGTTGTGTGACGATATCGTGAAAGCTGGGTCGTAGCCGGTATGGCTGACAGCGAAGGTGGCTCCGAACAGGACGACGTATCATTCCTTCGTACGGTGAGTAACTATTTATTTAcacgataaaatatactttttgtatatatactcatTATACATCCTCGTGTTTCTCAGAgccgatcgatcgttcattcttctttttctttcttttcaatcgaCACGAATCATCTATAGGGGTTGTAtagtaaacaaataatattgtacCGTATCGTTCCAGtcattgtttttgttttcttttctttctttctttctttcttttttttttttttttttgacacgTAAAATCTATAAGAGATGTAATATGGTTTTCAATTATGGACGACGTAGTACGGATTTTGTATTTGATCGTTATTTAAATGCGAGAAATGCGATGGATTCTATTTTGATTAAAGAATCTTAACGTCGAGATTATGAGCGTACGATGGGACGTTATCAATCATCATcgtttttcaatttctctcgATGGTAAATCGAATTACAGAGTCTCGTGATGAAAGCGAGTTTCTCGATGAAAGGGTAGACTTATTGAATCATGGAAGCACTTAAAGCTCTCCATGCTGAACGACCTTGACCTCTTTCCCCTCGTAAACACCATGCGATCGTACGGTATTCGTCGGGCAAATCGCTGACCTTGAGCTTTTCCAGCTACGAGCTCCTTGAACGTTCCGAAGGATACGTATACGCATGTTTCTGCGCGTTGGTGTTACATTTTATTTGcgaatgtatatacgtactttatttttcctcttattcatacacacacatatctaacatacatacatatacatacatacatacatatatatatatatatatatataaaacattttattgtaaaatacatagtaaaatatagataatattaggATGCTACTGTTATAATTGAATGTACATATACTTGAAGTCTAAGTAAAATTTTCGAGTCAAATGCAAAATCCTTTAATATGGAAGATCCTTGGAGttacattttcctttctcttcattcttttttttttttgttctttctttctctccgttaTTGTATATTCCGCGTTTCATCGTGCTCTTTCGCGGAAAATTAGAAGGTTTCGAAGTTTCTACGTtatttattcccttttttttcgttgacaCCTTTATCTCAGCGTTTTCTACATTGCAATTTTCTCGCGAGTCTgatatacttttgtttttgtgCACTAGTCATGCGACACCATATCTTACCAGCCTCGCGAGCTACATCCACCACTCGTTTACACGGTGATTCGAAATACATCTTCAGATAAAAGATGATAAAGGGATTACGAGATAGTCTCAaccttcgttttcgttttttacaTCGACATTTTGTTTTCGACGATCTGTTCCGATGTCCGTTATCCTCGATCATCAGTTCTTCATGGTTATTAGGTATATTAGGTACTTCCTTTTGTAAATCATTCTGATTGTCCTGCCTGTCAAGAAGCATcgcgttatttcttttcttttttgtcctttttttctgttttttctctttttttttttttttgttttaatagaggtcaaggaaaatagaaacgatttgTCTTCGCGGAACTACAGGGACTTTTGCATGCgtcgtaaagaaagaaaatcatttttccttCGCGTATACGAATATGTAGCTGGGATAATTATTGATGCAGCACGCATGCTTACATATCTCGTTAGAGGCGATgaattatttacgatatttttcaacCACGATATAAACAAGGGTAGGAaggtaaatagatagatatacatagtTCACCGTAACGCTCGAAAGAATTTATCTTTGTCGAGTCAAAAAATTTTCATGGTACgttaattcgaaaaaataaacgatggTTATTTCAATTCGATCATACAGCAGTTACTcggtgtttttttttttttttttgttaataaattgaaacgaTAATTTATCGAGCTGTCTAATCAAATAGTCGCTTAAAAAATCTCGTCGCATAACGATCCCGTCTAAATATTAAACTTAGTTAGTATTCTGAACGTAAAGGTCTTAGGTCGTCGTGGGACAAGTTGTGTGCGACATGCATACGTTATATTACGtttatgtgtgtctgtgtgtgtgtgtgtgtgtgtgtgtatacatatgtgcgtaagaaagaataatatgtattatactttatatcaATTTCTCTTACTATTAAGAGGAGATAAGAACGTCTCTCTCACCTGTCTCTATCACCTGGCTGAAgattttccatattttctattttcatgttattattgatattgtatatatgtacttaataATTTGACGTAATACCAAAAGTTTGAGATGTCCCTTGATGGAAAACATCTGAAgttttatacgaataattttgttcgatTATTTGATCGAGATCGGTCGacaattaaatcgatcgatcttgatatcgatctttcttaaacgacgaaaagaaaggagagaggagaaggaggaggatgagaaagagaaaaaaacgtgcaaatattgaattaaaattatcgataatcgaacTGAATGAGAAGATAGAATTTAGCCGATTATACTAATAACTCTTTCACGTTCGAATAAAGTTTTAaagcatatacgtatgtacatatatatatatatatatatatatatatatatatgttctgtGAATTATGCTCGATTGAAATGCATCGAAAGATTTCCATGCACGCTAGAAATCAACTGGAGTTCTATAAAAGAAAGTCACGTGAGAAAGgttctttcgttttcataTCAGAACCATAGAAAATTGCATTCTACGGTAAATAACTCTAGTTTCGAGCGAAGCCTAATCAAGTCGAGGACAGAATCGTGCCGGTGCGCACGTTCTTTCTTCCTACCTTGTAATATAACTATTAATTAAGTCAACAGATGTTGGCATAGAGCGTATATGTGGATGGTATAACTAAAATTACTTTGGTACGAGTCAATCGCAACATTGTTACCCAACCAAACTCTCTTATGAATAGatcaaaaagatatttcgagaaaatattttctatcgctAGGATTATCTGTAAATGGAATTTGTAAGAgaatttttaacgagaatAAGTAAAATCCTATTAATGCGcgttaattcatttttacagACAAAAGCGAGGAGAATGTTATTATGCGAATTCTACTTGTTGCTTATAACAAAGATGAAATACTTTCCTTGTATTTTCgcgtaataaaataagaatacgataacgatgatattTAACGATGATGAAAATGGAAATGTGGCAGTGGATATCTATTTTGTTAAAGGAAGGTGCACCCTTGACCTATAGTACAATAGTGGTGCTTCGATCGTCGCTTGTACAAGCAAACGACGGAAGTATCTGCCATGCTTGATTCCTCGTTTCCCCCGTTCTCTTCAGGCCGCATATTATAATGTTATCaattcatatatgtacatatatacatatatatctatgtatgtatatgtatgtatatatgtatatgtatatatatatgtgtgtatgtaattaAATGTTACCGTGTAACATTTTTCGCAAGCTTGGAAATCCGATGATAGAATATAGTAAAATGTAATATGCTAATGCGTTCGGTGGACTGcattatttccatttataaACCCTTGGAGCCCTTACATATTTATCGTATCACATAAAGATGATGGAGttgtatgttattatatatgtatatacacgtttcCGAATAgatgtagaaataaaaatgaattagagaataagaaatgtataatatagaaacatatctatactatataaacgtgtatacgatctacatttattaatacagTCAAGTGATTTTAAAGTTTCAGGAAATGtggataaaaatgatttagaaAAATCAATCGTTAAACGATATTGAAGCAATGGAATAATAACAAAGgtcaattattttgattttggTTACGTGAATGTTTACAATGTTTTGTTAAGATCTACGGTCATGATAGATTTGTAACAGCACCTattcatttttgaaaatcCGTGAGTCATCTTTGTCATGTATCTATGCATCGTCAGATATGCAGATATGTCGTAGACTActattacgatattattacgACTTAAGAGGCGGAGCTTATTTTTTCCGGCGGATAACGATCAAAAGCTCAGGGAAGAAGGTATTTTCTTAAGCTCTTGCGCAGGCGGCCGCTCTTGCATTCTTAAGGCCGGCCAAATTGGTTCTGGCACGACACATAACTTCTGTTATTTGGCCAACATTATGTTTCACTATTTCGTAAAGGCCTAAATTATAATTTgcgttttgaaagaaaaaagaaaaaagacatagTTTCTTCTTACTTCTAAATAACGCAAAGTATCTTCAGGAATTTACATTTGCTGTAATTGTTGGTATATAAGAATCAATGATTAAGAATCTCGTCGGTAAAAATTACGTTTAAGAAGCATGAACGGTGGTACGAGCaaaattactttaataattacgatttctcattttgtttcattctcAATCCATTTCTTTCGGTCTGTCgtgatattttgaaaatataaaatattacaatgttcatgtaattgttattaattaacgaaattaattattatttattgttctaaatagttatattaaatttacagGAGGATATGGTATGTCTCTCCTGTACAGCAACAGGCGAGAGGGTTTGCCTGGCAGCCGAAGGTTTTGGCAATCGACACTGTTTCCTCGAAAATATCGCAGACAAGGTAGCGACACATTTACCATTGCGAACGACTTCATAGATactatcgaaaattttcataGTAATCGTCgccttctcatttttcttcttttccaatttCAGAATATTCCTCCAGATCTATCGCAATGTGTGTTTGTGATAGAACAAGCTCTCTCGGTGAGAGCTCTACAGGAATTAGTCACGGCTGCTGGCTCTGAGACGGTAACGtttatagttctttttttttttttttatttttcgtattaaaCGAACAACTAGATCGTTGATTTTACTATAAGAATTAAGAGTTACTAAACTCGCGAGAAAGTTCATTTCACAGATGGACAGTTAAATATTCTCCAATGTTTTTATATGACTTATAATTCAcacaaattttaatgaatgatTTTTCACAAGTTTATAATTTGCAAAGGAGTCGGCCATAAAATGTGCTACCCTGTGCTGTTTCGTGTTCAGTTGTAAGAAATGTGATcgaccaatttttttttcttaatttcctACAAGCACCTACGAAAAGAGATTACTTACGATTAGAATTTAGTTGAAAGTCCgagtttttctaatttttgcCAATAAAATAGTTTCCGAATCGTGTTGTCGGTATAGCTTGATGCATCCGCACGCACATCCCTGTCCAGTAATTGTGGCATGTGTCCAGTGTCCGTATGAACGCATAATGATGCATAGTATTGTCATCGCTATATTTTTCCCCTCGTCagttttttctcattttaaaaCGAACGCCACCAGAAACATTACTAAAagtcattatcatcgtcgaagGATACTTAtcataatatgtaaatacaaatttcttctgtctttctatatttctttttattttttataaatatggaaaaatCTTTACAAGAACATTTATcactctttgtctttctttctttccagcAGCAAGAGAATTTAGTaagtataattacatataGGTCTAGGGCTTTTCATAAGATTCGTATTTGAATGACATCGTTGCCTTGCGTTATGTTTATGTGCTGgccaaaaaattaatagaaagcAAAATCGCAAATACATCGAGACTTTGTTATTAACGTCAACAACGTACTCGCACGACGcatattccttttttacgtACTTGTGTGTACTAATAATGCGATAACTTACATTAAGATTACATTGCGATATATGTGCCTATACACacttgaataaattatttcttgacAAAAGCAAGCTTTGGCTAATGTGAATGTATTTATGGCCATCTCTTATCATTACATTTAGAAGCGTCATGATATTTGcctgaaaataatgaatatgatCGGACACGATCAAGAATTAAAAAGCAATCAAAAATGTTTACACGTTATTTATACGTCTTTAGGGAAAAGGTACTGGATCAGGACATAGAACTTTACTTTATGGCAATGCTATACTTTTAAGGCATCTAAACAGTGACATGGTACGTTAGTTAAAAGCTTTGTTTAATACGATAGTATATATGTT contains:
- the LOC122626928 gene encoding uncharacterized protein LOC122626928, with the translated sequence MKIENMENLQPGDRDRQDNQNDLQKEVPNIPNNHEELMIEDNGHRNRSSKTKCRCKKRKRRLRLSRNPFIIFYLKMYFESPCKRVVDVAREAGKIWCRMTSAQKQKYIRLARKLQCRKR